The Brasilonema sennae CENA114 genome includes a region encoding these proteins:
- a CDS encoding TonB-dependent siderophore receptor, with amino-acid sequence MKRWQLKCGVHQWLAVGLSGCLSAVVVQSASAQVKLESRENSYQNAVAPTILGDKVNPSATLRVKQGVNQTTQSPVLSTASNSGANSNSKPTPTTKIPRLSEIQHPLRSARMLVQSPTPQTTPAEQIVQVSFVKANPTNKGLELVLQTSLAANLQLQNRTQVNSNTFIVDIPNAQLRSPDNSPFVFRSQKPIAGITEITVTNFDANTIRVTVIGSAAAPIVELYDSPKEGLIFSVASTASLAQQGQQPQTQRSPAQQPESQTQPTQPYSTGDEPIELVVTGEQDGYKVPNATTATKTDTPILYIPQSIQVIPATVLKDQLITRPREAVQNVSGVTPGSAGSQTAVGATLIFRGFAENAITSSTFVNGFRKYFGNRASDTANVEQLEILKGPASVLYGQGEPGGILNITTKQPLSTPYYAVDATIGSFDFYRPTLDISGPLNADKTIRYRLNAAYESSGSYVDFVESDQIFVAPVISFELGKNTTLTLEGEYFHVSKVEYLAGIPAVGSVIKSPFGEIPRSRYLDDPELDLDLDRVALGYRLQHKFSDNWSIRNGFRAEFQNYEEGYVFAGSLQADNRTLNRSAGFDNSDSENYVLQTDVFGKIQTGSVKQDLLFGLELARNNLTLERFSIAVPPINIFNPNYSRPPLERQLTRNQNEPQNFIGVYAQDLISIGDNLKILLGGRFDYAAGSTNNQFSSGLPSEQEDSAFSPRVGIVYQPIQPVSLYASWTRSFQPSRPVQGNADGTPFKPTTGEQFEVGVKTEFFNGRLAATLAAYQLTKQNIVVTDPVNPRLSLQVGEQQSQGIEFDLAGQILPGWNIIASYSYIDSEFTEDPRPAFKGDEPSNVPRNSASLWTTYEIQTGSLKGLGFGAGLFFVGERQGDLPNTFALPSYVRADAAIYYRRNNLRVGLNFKNLSDVYYFESALSRTSVYPGAPFTVLGTVSVQF; translated from the coding sequence ATGAAGCGTTGGCAATTGAAGTGTGGTGTTCATCAGTGGCTGGCAGTAGGTTTATCAGGATGCTTGAGTGCTGTTGTTGTTCAAAGTGCATCGGCACAGGTAAAACTAGAGAGTAGGGAAAATTCTTACCAAAATGCTGTAGCTCCCACGATTTTAGGCGACAAAGTTAACCCTTCGGCTACGCTCAGGGTTAAACAGGGGGTAAATCAGACAACACAGTCGCCCGTTTTAAGCACGGCGAGCAATTCTGGTGCAAACAGTAATTCAAAACCGACGCCGACAACAAAAATTCCGCGACTCAGCGAGATACAGCATCCACTTCGTAGTGCCAGAATGCTGGTGCAGTCGCCAACCCCACAAACAACACCTGCTGAACAAATCGTACAAGTCAGCTTCGTGAAGGCAAATCCCACAAACAAAGGTTTGGAACTAGTTTTACAAACATCACTTGCTGCTAACCTGCAACTGCAGAATCGTACTCAGGTAAATAGTAATACCTTCATCGTTGACATTCCAAACGCTCAACTGCGTTCACCTGATAACAGCCCGTTCGTATTCCGCTCACAAAAACCAATTGCGGGTATTACTGAGATAACCGTAACAAACTTTGATGCCAATACTATCCGGGTGACGGTGATAGGTTCAGCAGCTGCACCAATTGTAGAGTTGTATGACAGTCCAAAAGAAGGTCTGATCTTCAGTGTCGCCAGTACTGCATCTTTGGCACAACAGGGGCAGCAACCTCAAACACAACGATCACCTGCACAGCAGCCAGAAAGTCAGACACAACCCACTCAACCGTACTCTACTGGTGATGAACCAATTGAGTTGGTGGTGACGGGTGAGCAAGATGGGTATAAGGTGCCTAATGCGACAACTGCGACGAAAACTGACACGCCCATCCTCTACATTCCTCAGTCGATTCAGGTCATCCCAGCAACCGTGCTGAAGGATCAACTAATTACGCGACCCAGGGAAGCAGTTCAGAACGTCAGTGGGGTGACTCCTGGAAGCGCAGGTTCTCAAACTGCGGTTGGTGCAACCTTGATTTTCCGAGGGTTTGCAGAAAACGCTATTACCAGTAGCACGTTTGTCAATGGTTTTAGAAAATATTTTGGCAACCGCGCTTCGGATACCGCGAATGTTGAGCAACTTGAGATTCTCAAAGGACCCGCATCTGTTCTTTATGGTCAGGGTGAACCGGGGGGCATTCTCAATATCACAACTAAGCAACCCCTTTCAACCCCTTATTACGCGGTTGATGCAACCATCGGCAGCTTTGATTTCTACCGTCCGACCCTGGATATTTCTGGTCCCTTAAATGCAGATAAAACAATTCGCTATCGGTTGAATGCTGCTTATGAAAGCTCTGGTAGCTATGTAGATTTTGTTGAGTCTGACCAGATATTTGTTGCGCCTGTTATCAGCTTTGAACTTGGTAAAAATACCACTTTGACCCTGGAAGGTGAATACTTCCATGTCTCTAAAGTTGAGTATCTTGCTGGTATTCCAGCAGTTGGTTCAGTAATTAAGAGTCCTTTTGGAGAAATTCCTCGCTCCCGGTATCTTGATGACCCAGAATTGGATCTAGACCTTGATCGAGTGGCGCTCGGCTATCGTTTGCAACACAAATTCAGTGATAATTGGTCAATTCGTAATGGGTTCAGAGCCGAATTTCAAAATTATGAGGAGGGTTATGTATTTGCAGGAAGCCTGCAAGCAGACAATCGAACCCTAAATCGTAGTGCTGGCTTCGACAACAGTGACTCAGAGAATTACGTTCTGCAAACAGATGTTTTTGGCAAGATTCAAACGGGTAGTGTAAAGCAGGATTTGCTATTCGGCTTAGAGTTGGCTAGAAACAATCTCACACTAGAAAGATTTAGTATTGCTGTACCGCCGATCAATATCTTCAATCCAAACTATAGCCGCCCTCCCCTTGAACGCCAATTGACGAGAAATCAAAATGAACCTCAAAATTTCATTGGTGTCTATGCCCAAGACTTAATCTCAATTGGTGACAATCTGAAAATTTTGCTAGGTGGTCGCTTTGATTATGCAGCAGGCTCCACTAACAATCAATTCTCGTCGGGTCTACCCAGCGAACAAGAAGATAGTGCCTTCAGCCCTCGTGTTGGTATTGTTTACCAACCGATTCAACCCGTCTCCTTATACGCCAGTTGGACGAGATCGTTTCAACCTTCTCGTCCGGTTCAAGGCAATGCAGACGGTACACCGTTTAAACCAACCACGGGCGAACAATTTGAAGTTGGGGTGAAGACAGAATTTTTCAACGGCAGACTTGCAGCAACACTGGCGGCTTACCAACTTACTAAACAAAACATTGTTGTGACTGATCCAGTGAATCCAAGACTCAGCCTTCAAGTCGGTGAACAACAAAGTCAGGGTATTGAATTTGACCTTGCCGGACAAATCTTGCCCGGTTGGAACATCATTGCCAGCTATTCCTACATTGATTCGGAATTCACCGAAGATCCCAGACCTGCTTTTAAAGGTGACGAGCCGAGTAATGTTCCTCGAAATAGTGCCAGTTTATGGACAACCTATGAAATTCAGACGGGAAGCTTGAAAGGGCTGGGATTTGGAGCCGGATTGTTTTTTGTAGGCGAGCGACAAG